A single window of Debaryomyces hansenii CBS767 chromosome F complete sequence DNA harbors:
- a CDS encoding DEHA2F04972p (similar to uniprot|P47169 Saccharomyces cerevisiae YJR137C ECM17 Sulfite reductase beta subunit), with translation MGSQIEAISNIVKNIEGSVFVTQPAKSVESSFSKYLPNANTLIDSNDPYSVINNYAEHRTEGEEQDDEIITVITNGSTIFRNLPFLSSTAFKTSKIVSHVELVNFDFSIVSTLRDLNVPVLVSQSTNESVVFSKLSYNLSQRFGQPVFHFFAPSNYRSALSEKVDGKIIIDDLSKYEFNDLLSKFGVSPFEVVTGSSKAQHSIVYFGQLNDELISAAKNENVVLVSIKVYKPFDLQKLLTIIPSSVETITFVSQTTSPSTSFAPLLLDFFQEYSKYQTLKNFTKVAAAFFGYIKSEKYSEIIGNLLSNIKSESPVQNLSFGKTNTELATKASKERHGESLKAITNVHNLEQAYLKILQQVNTDSLNILNEFNADNIGVETNPEYGYGAYLNFEEQQKQLTDLVYAAIQDNLFKSIDNEKLIDNLSKWLINVRENIETTSNSVLETIKLLETDTNSSNAAKILDLKEYFKVNKNWLIGSDAWSYDLGSSGVHNLITSNKNINMLIIDSEPYEDKSNDKTVNGFRKKDVGLYAMNYGGCYVASVAIYSSYTQVLQAFIEAEKFNGPAIVLAYLPYHNEFDNTLSILKETKLAVDSGYWPLYRYDPTIEDESKSFILDSSNLRNQLKNFLDRENKLTLLAKKDPLLSRNLTSNATTEIKAKQLQAANDSYSKLLQGLSGPPLTVAFASDGGNAEAVAKKINRQALGRGLKSIVLAMDDISMEDLPNETNIVFIASTSGQGEFPTNGKQFWDGLKNSNDIDLSTIKFSVFGLGDSEYWPRKEDKHYYNKPSKDLFNKLKFYGGVELIDIGLGDDQDADGFNTGLNEWEPKLWKALGVDNVEGVEEPKPLTNEDMKIQSDYLRGTIVEGLNDQSTGAISAVDQQLTKFHGIYMQDDRDIRDDRKSKGMEPAYAFMVRVRLPGGIATPSQYLRMDELSNERGNGTLKLTTRATFQLHGVVKHDLKPAIRGMNAALMDTLAACGDVNRNVMVSALPHNAKVHSQISKTGALISEYLLPQTTAYHEIWLQGEDEGDKAGASKNWENRKEGPKKEKTLVAGNALTDFEPMYGPTYLPRKFKVVITVPPYNDVDVYAHDIGLIAIVEGDEVIGYNVLAGGGMGSTHNNKKTYPRTGSMFGYIAKDQIHIACEKIMLVQRDFGDRTNRKHARLKYTIDDLGVEVFKGKVEELLGFKFEKAKPFEIKSNVDYFGWCKDETGANHFTAFIENGRIEDTPELPQKTGLSKIAEYLLQNERPGEFRLTGNQHILISNINDDDLDTVKSLLAQYKLDNTDFSGLRLSSAACVAFPTCGLAMAESERYLPELITKLEEALEDYGLRHDSVVMRMTGCPNGCARPWVAEVALVGKAFGAYNLMLGGGHHGERLNKIYRYSIKEDEILSILKPLFKRWSLERNEGEPFGDFCIRIGIIKPTTEGKFFHDDLPEDA, from the exons ATGGGAAGTCAAATAGAGGCCA TCTCCAATATTGTCAAGAATATTGAAGGTTCAGTATTTGTGACTCAACCAGCTAAGTCTGTTGAATCGTCTTTTTCGAAGTATTTACCAAATGCAAATACTTTGATAGACTCCAACGATCCATATAGTGTCATAAATAACTATGCGGAGCATAGGACAGAAGGGGAAGAACaggatgatgaaataatcACCGTTATCACCAACGGCTCTACTATTTTCAGAAACTTGCCATTTTTGTCGTCAACAGCTTTCAAGACAAGTAAGATTGTATCACATGTTGAATTAGtgaattttgatttttcgATTGTTTCTACATTGAGAGACTTGAACGTTCCTGTTTTGGTATCACAGTCTACAAACGAGTCTGTTGTGTTTTCTAAATTGAGTTACAATTTAAGTCAAAGATTTGGTCAACCAGTTTTCCATTTCTTTGCACCTTCTAACTATCGTTCTGCTTTAAGCGAAAAGGTAGATGGTAAGATAATCATTGATGATTTATCTAAGTATGAGTTCAATGATCTTTTATCCAAGTTTGGTGTATCTCCTTTTGAAGTTGTTACAGGTAGTTCCAAGGCCCAGCATTCTATTGTTTATTTCGGTcaattaaatgatgaacTTATCAGTGCTGCTAAGAACGAGAATGTCGTATTAGTTTCAATTAAAGTTTATAAGCCTTTCGACTTGCAAAAGTTATTGACTATAATACCATCATCGGTTGAAACGATTACATTCGTTTCCCAGACCACCTCCCCATCAACGTCGTTTGCtcctttattattagatttCTTCCAAGAGTATTCCAAGTATCAaactttgaagaatttcacAAAAGTGGCTGCTGCATTCTTTGGCTACATAAAGTCGGAAAAATATTCAGAAATTATTGGTAACCTTTTATCGAACATAAAATCTGAATCTCCTGTTCAAAACTTGTCATTCGGTAAAACAAATACGGAATTGGCCACTAAGGCTAGTAAGGAAAGACATGGTGAATCTCTTAAGGCTATCACCAATGTCCATAATTTGGAACAAGCttatttaaagattttaCAACAAGTCAACACTGATAGTTTGAACATTTTGAATGAGTTTAATGCCGATAATATCGGCGTCGAAACTAATCCTGAATATGGTTATGGTGCGTACTTAAACTTCGAAGAACAACAAAAGCAATTGACAGATTTGGTTTATGCAGCTATTcaagataatttatttaaatcaattgacaacgaaaaattgattgacAATTTATCTAAGTGGTTAATTAACGTGAGAGAAAACATTGAAACTACCAGTAACTCAGTATTAGAGactataaaattattagaaacaGACACGAATTCTTCTAATGCAGCCAAGATTCTAGACTTGAaggaatatttcaaagtgAACAAAAACTGGTTGATAGGTTCGGACGCATGGTCGTACGATTTAGGGTCATCAGGTGTCCACAATTTAATCACATCGAATAAAAACATTAATATGTTAATTATCGATTCTGAGCCATACGaagataaatcaaatgataaaacTGTTAATGGATTCCGTAAGAAAGATGTTGGTTTATATGCAATGAACTATGGTGGGTGTTATGTTGCATCTGTCgcaatttattcttcttatACCCAAGTATTGCAAGCTTTTATAGAggctgaaaaattcaatggTCCTGCTATTGTTCTTGCTTATTTACCATACcataatgaatttgataatactttatcaattttaaaGGAAACTAAGCTTGCAGTAGATAGTGGATACTGGCCATTATACAGATACGACCCAACTATCGAAgatgaatcaaaatcatttatattagATTCCTCGAACttaagaaatcaattgaagaatttcttGGATCgtgaaaataaattgacTTTATTAGCCAAGAAAGATCCTTTGTTGTCTAGAAACTTGACTAGTAATGCCACTACTGAAATTAAGGCTAAGCAACTCCAGGCTGCTAATGACTCCTATAGTAAGTTATTGCAAGGATTGTCTGGTCCTCCTTTAACTGTTGCTTTCGCATCCGATGGGGGTAATGCAGAAGCAGTTGCCAAAAAGATCAATAGACAAGCTCTTGGAAGAGgattgaaatcaattgttttaGCAATGGATGATATATCAATGGAAGATTTACCAAATGAGACaaatattgtatttattgCTTCTACTTCGGGACAAGGTGAATTCCCAACTAACGGTAAACAATTTTGGGACGGTTTAAAGAATTCTAACGATATCGACTTGTCAACCATCAAATTCTCTGTTTTTGGTTTAGGTGATTCTGAATACTGGCcaagaaaagaagacaaGCATTATTACAACAAGCCAAGTaaagatttattcaataagttGAAGTTCTACGGTGGTGTTGAATTAATCGATATTGGTTTAGGTGATGATCAGGATGCAGATGGATTCAATACTGGTTTGAATGAATGGGAACCAAAATTATGGAAAGCTTTAGGGGTGGATAATGTTGAAGGTGTTGAAGAACCAAAGCCTTTGACTAATGAGGATATGAAAATTCAATCTGATTACTTAAGAGGTACTATTGTTGAAGGTTTGAACGATCAATCTACGGGAGCTATAAGTGCTGTTGACCAACAATTAACTAAGTTCCATGGTATTTATATGCAAGACGATCGTGATATCAGAGATGACCGTAAGAGTAAAGGTATGGAACCAGCATATGCCTTTATGGTTAGAGTTAGATTACCAGGTGGTATCGCTACTCCATCTCAATACTTGAGGATGGATGAGTTATCGAATGAAAGAGGTAATGGTACTTTAAAATTAACTACGAGAGCTACCTTTCAACTTCATGGTGTTGTTAAACATGACTTGAAGCCGGCTATTAGGGGTATGAATGCAGCATTAATGGATACGTTGGCGGCTTGTGGTGATGTCAACAGAAATGTCATGGTTTCTGCTTTACCTCATAATGCAAAGGTTCATTCTCAAATTTCCAAAACTGGTGCATTAATATCCGAGTATTTATTGCCTCAAACTACGGCTTATCATGAAATTTGGTTACAAGGTGAAGATGAAGGCGATAAGGCAGGAGCATCGAAGAACTGGGAAAACCGTAAGGAAGGAccaaagaaggaaaagacTTTAGTCGCAGGTAATGCATTGACTGATTTCGAACCTATGTACGGTCCAACTTATTTACCAAGAAAGTTTAAGGTTGTTATTACTGTTCCGCCATATAATGATGTCGATGTCTATGCCCATGATATCGGTTTGATTGCTATCGTCGAGGGCGACGAAGTTATTGGCTACAATGTTTTAGCTGGTGGTGGTATGGGTTCTActcataataataagaagaCTTATCCAAGAACTGGATCTATGTTTGGTTACATTGCAAAGGATCAGATTCACATTGCATGTGAAAAGATCATGTTAGTTCAAAGAGATTTTGGTGATAGAACAAATAGAAAGCATGCTAGATTGAAGTATactattgatgatttggGTGTAGAGGTCTTCAAGGGTAAGGTGGAAGAGTTATTaggtttcaaatttgaaaaagctaaaccatttgaaataaaatccAATGTCGATTATTTCGGATGGTGTAAGGATGAAACTGGTGCTAATCATTTTACTgcttttattgaaaatggtaGAATTGAAGACACACCTGAATTACCACAAAAGACCGGTTTGAGTAAAATCGCAGAATACTTGTTACAAAACGAAAGACCCGGTGAATTTAGATTGACAGGTAACCAgcatattttgatttctaaCATAaacgatgatgatttggataCTGTAAAATCATTGTTAGCTCAATACAAGTTGGATAACACAGATTTCTCTGGTTTAAGGTTGTCTTCTGCAGCTTGTGTTGCATTCCCAACTTGTGGTTTAGCTATGGCAGAATCAGAACGTTATTTACCTGAATTAATTACAAAGTTAGAGGAAGCTTTAGAAGATTATGGTTTAAGACACGATTCGGTTGTTATGAGAATGACCGGTTGTCCAAATGGTTGTGCAAGACCATGGGTTGCAGAAGTCGCATTAGTCGGTAAAGCATTTGGTGCGTATAACTTAATGTTGGGTGGTGGTCACCATGGTGAAAGATTAAATAAGATTTACAGATATTCCATaaaggaagatgaaattttaaGTATCCTTAAACCATTGTTCAAGAGATGGAGTTTAGAAAGAAATGAAGGAGAACCATTCGGTGATTTCTGTATTAGAATTGGTATTATTAAGCCAACTACTGAAGGTAAATTCTTCCATGATGATCTTCCTGAAGATGCTTAG
- a CDS encoding DEHA2F04994p (no similarity) has product MPYTKAEKAKLIQYIKNHADKRLQTLNSESDRIAEVCENKVLRRLNSVSVTLWNIKLKDVLEIERHHKPTIKGLLKDIRSLQENSTSNSNSSTNISYNIRNRTTSNGKISKP; this is encoded by the coding sequence ATGCCCTATACTAAAGCAGAGAAGGCGAAGCttatacaatatataaagAACCATGCTGATAAAAGATTACAGACTTTGAATAGTGAATCAGACAGAATAGCTGAAGTATGTGAGAATAAAGTCCTAAGAAGATTAAACTCTGTTAGTGTAACGCTATGGAATATAAAGCTAAAAGATGTGCTAGAGATAGAAAGACATCATAAGCCTACAATAAAAGGTTTGCTTAAGGATATACGACTGTTACAGGAGAATTCAACCTCTAACTCTAATAGTAGCactaatatttcatataaCATCAGAAACCGAACTACATCGAATGGGAAGATCAGCAAACCCTAA
- a CDS encoding DEHA2F05038p (some similarities with uniprot|Q04659 Saccharomyces cerevisiae YMR048W CSM3 Protein required for accurate chromosome segregation during meiosis and similar to CA4317|IPF2109 Candida albicans IPF2109 unknown function) yields the protein MDLEEELSLFQHEETVPTESGQQSQTNGSAEREGDDLLGLDQTIKLSSRAKIAKIDNERIFNKSKGLNYVIRNHSKLIRVFQKNDKALQKTLSSKKSSLSSKAVRSLKHENEFKNLSSMLQFYQLWCHGLFPKAKFKDCLQLLRSFGSKSGQLKLYRRELIEQELRKLKENKGIMDTERMEMPETQNQQSEPLPENQGPEGIHDIADDDWSFMNTNQSNGLFVGEDDDLYHTPTTPPAEAVSRDVGSAASNSGHNASLDAVNTKTNVPASSNDSDDSDDPFSDDDIPIGSEPMNKYDEYPDEEIEVDDHEHEDELAIMREMGM from the coding sequence atgGATTTGGAAGAAGAGTTAAGTTTGTTCCAACACGAGGAAACTGTTCCAACAGAATCAGGTCAACAGTCGCAGACTAATGGTTCTGCGGAAAGGGAAGGAGATGATCTTTTGGGCCTCGATCAAACGATCAAATTATCCAGCAGAGCCAAAATAGCCAAGATTGACaatgaaagaatatttaataaactGAAAGGGTTGAATTATGTTATACGgaatcattcaaaattgataagggtatttcaaaaaaatgataagGCATTACAAAAGACGCTTTCCTCGAAGAAGTCATCGTTGAGTTCTAAGGCTGTTAGACTGTTGAAAcatgaaaatgaattcaaaaaccTATCATCTATGTTACAATTCTACCAACTCTGGTGCCATGGATTATTTCCTAAAGCTAAGTTCAAGGACTGTCTACAGTTACTCAGAAGTTTTGGGTCAAAGTCAGGCCAACTTAAACTTTACAGACGTGAATTAATAGAACAAGAATTACgtaaattgaaagaaaacaaaGGTATAATGGATACAGAAAGAATGGAAATGCCGGAAACACAGAATCAGCAGAGTGAGCCATTGCCAGAAAACCAAGGTCCAGAAGGGATCCATGACATTGCTGACGATGACTGGAGTTTCATGAATACGAACCAATCTAATGGGTTGTTCGTTGGAGAAGATGACGATTTATATCACACACCAACCACACCACCTGCAGAAGCTGTTTCCAGGGACGTTGGTTCTGCCGCTTCTAATTCGGGGCACAATGCCTCTCTCGATGCAGTTAACACGAAAACTAATGTTCCAGCGAGCTCAAATGATTCAGACGACTCAGATGACCCCTTTTCTGATGACGATATACCTATTGGGTCGGAGCCTATGAACAAATACGATGAGTATCCGGATGAAGAAATCGAAGTTGACGATCATGAACATGAGGATGAATTGGCAATTATGAGGGAAATGGGAATGTAA
- a CDS encoding DEHA2F05016p (similar to uniprot|P38886 Saccharomyces cerevisiae YHR200W RPN10 Non-ATPase base subunit of the 19S regulatory particle (RP) of the 26S proteasome), translated as MVLEATMIAIDNSEYMRNGDYLTSRYDAQLTATEFIFQNKVNSNPENTVGLLAYGGNGPQVLSTLTTDFGKILSGAHETKISGENHFSSGIQVAALALKHRQNKVQSQRIIIFVGSPVTESEKDLEKLAKKMKKNNVAIDIINFGEESVNTSKLEKFNSIINNHDNSHLVSIPPGPRLLYEVIATSPILVEDGFDMGGNGTDMGMDAFGGGNGDIIDPNMDPDLALALRLSLEEEKARQEREAADKAKDESGSNDLEQIAEDKEQPDHNNEDTNMKDAN; from the coding sequence ATGGTTCTTGAAGCTACAATGATAGCCATTGATAACTCCGAGTATATGAGGAATGGAGATTATTTAACATCTAGATATGATGCCCAGCTCACGGCAACGGAGTTTATTTTTCAGAATAAAGTTAATTCGAATCCAGAAAACACTGTCGGGTTATTGGCATATGGTGGAAACGGGCCTCAAGTATTATCAACTTTAACCACAGACTTCGGTAAAATATTGTCCGGAGCTCACGAAACAAAGATATCAGGAGAAAATCACTTTTCGAGTGGTATTCAAGTTGCAGCCTTAGCGTTGAAACACCGTCAAAATAAAGTGCAGAGTCAAAGAATCATAATATTTGTTGGTAGTCCAGTCACTGAATCCGAAAAGGATTTGGAAAAGCTAGCcaaaaagatgaagaaaaataacGTAGCCATTGATATCATAAATTTTGGTGAAGAATCAGTTAATACATCAAAGTTAGAGAAATTTAATTCGATTATAAATAACCATGATAACTCGCATCTAGTTTCTATTCCACCAGGACCAAGATTATTATATGAAGTTATTGCTACATCGCCTATCTTAGTCGAAGATGGCTTCGACATGGGTGGCAATGGCACAGATATGGGTATGGATGCATTTGGTGGAGGTAATGGTGATATCATCGATCCGAATATGGATCCAGATTTAGCTTTGGCTTTGAGACTTtcattagaagaagaaaaggcAAGACAAGAAAGAGAAGCGGCAGACAAGGCCAAGGATGAGTCCGGTTCAAATGATTTGGAACAAATTGCAGAAGATAAAGAACAACCTGAtcataataatgaagacaCCAATATGAAAGATGCcaattag